Within Phycisphaerales bacterium, the genomic segment CGGCCTTGGTGGTCAAATTCAACGAGCACGAATTCGGGCAGCGGCTCCTGCTGCATGATTTCACGGTAGCGCGTGGTGAACTGTTCGAGATCCTGCACCGGTTGTCCGTCAAGCGCCCGGATCACGGCCCCGCTCCACGGCAGGGGGGGCTCTGCCGTCGCGGCCGGCCCGCCGGAACGAATGCTGCTCACCAATACCCCGGCAGTACCGTCGAGGCGCCGATCGCGCGCCATCTTCGGCGTGATTTCCATGGCCGTCAGCCCCCACGCGCGGAAAGCCGCTTCATCGCCGCGGTCACGCTGCATGGGCTGCGTGACGATCGTGGTCTCGTGAGCTTCGCCCTCGCGTTCGTAGCGGACGCGCAGCTCGGTGCCCACCGGAACCTGGGCGATTCGCTTCATCAAAGGCGGAACCTGTTCGAGGAAGCGGACTGCGAGTTCCTCTCCTTCCACGGCGACGAGGATATCCCCCGCCTGTAACCCGGCGCGGTCGGCCGGCCCACCGGCGACCACCGAATTCAGCAGCACACCACGCTCGCGACCGGCGCGCTGCAATGCTTTGAAGCTCACACCGATCTCGCTGCGCGGGACCGCGCCGTGGGCGATGAGGTCCGCCACGACCCGCTGTGCAAGGTTGCTCGGGATCGCAAAGCCCATGTTCGAACCACCCAGCGCATTCACGCCGATGACCTCGCCGCGGAGGTTCACCAGCGGTCCGCCGCTATTGCCGGGGTTGATCGCCGCATCGTGCTGAATCCAGTTCGTGAACAGCCCGGTGCGCTGGCCCGATTCAAACTCCAGCTCCTCGACTTCGTCGCCGCCGAATTCCCCGCCGAAGACCCGCTCCGTGTTCGAAACGATGCCCAGTGTGACCGAGCGCGACAGCGAAAAAGGCGAGCCCATGGCCATGACGTAATCCCCGACCTCCAGCACATCCGAGTCGCCGAAATCGGCCACCGGTGCATCGGGGCCGAACTCGGCCGGGTCGACCTGTAGCACCGCCAGGTCCGTCAGCGGATCCTCGCCGATCAGCCGCGCATCCAATTCCCGCCGGTCCGTCAGCGTGACGCGAAACCGCCGGCCGTTGCTGGTCACATGCTGATTGGTGACGATATGACCATCGCGCGAGATAAGCGTCCCGCTGCCGACGCTCGCCCCCTTCTCCTCTTTGCCGCCCCAGTAGTTCACCGTTACGACGTGAATGTGGACGAGCGCAGGGAACACGCGCTCCCGGGCCTCCGCGAACATCACGCGGGCCTCGTCGCGCAGCGCATCGGCGCGGCGCTCGGTTTCGGGTGCAAGCGACCGGTCGCTTCGGCCCGTTCCGCACCCGGGCAGACCGAGTGCGAGGCCCCCGGCCATGCTGCACAACAGGGCGCCGACGATGCGGAGACGGATGCGAACTGTGCGTGGGGTCACCATGTTACCTCCCGAGCGGGGTTTCGCGCGTCCAATGCTTCACCCTGCGTTTGCGGGACGCGTTGGGGCGTCACCTGACCCCCAAGCAGTGTGCGTGCGTGATACCTAAAGTTGTGCAGCCCGGCAAGTCGCCGCCGTGTCGAAAGGTGTGCGAAGCCGGTTACGTTACAGCGAACGCCGACGGGTGTTGTGCGCGGCAACGCCCGCAGCGTCAATCCACACTTCGCGACCGCGCGTCCGCAGTGTCACCGGGCGATTCAGCAGCACCGGTACGAGGGGCCAGACGTGCCCGACATTGCGAGTTGTCACCACGGGCAGTTTCCGCGCCTTTGGGAGGTGGTATTTCAGCAGTTCAAGCACGGCCGGCTGCGTATCCTCGTGCAGCATGTGGAAATCCCCGATGATCAGCCCGGCGCAGCGGTCGAACCAACCCGCCAGCTTGAGGGCCGCGAGATGCCGGTCGATGCGGTAGGGAGATTCCTTCACGTCTTCCAGCAGCAGCCATTTCCCGTCAGGTTTCAGCCGCTTTCCGACCGTTCCACCCACCGCCGCCGCCAGGACCGCGAGACATCCGCCGGCGATTCGGATGCGCCCGGCCAGTGCCCGGCCGCTCTGCACCGTCCCCGTGATCGGGCCAAACGGTACATGCTGTGTCTCCGTCGGAACACGCCCGGCGAAGAGCTCTGGCAGGACCCGCCAGAATTCCGCCAGCGCCGCCCGGGCGGCTTCCGGCGGCGTCAGGCGCCAACCCATCCAGTTGGGACACAGCCAATACATCCCGTGGCCGCATCGGTAACTTGCCACCAGGTTCACCAGCGTCGACATCTCACTGAAACCGAGGGCCCACAAGGGCGCCGTCCGCTTGGCCAAGACATCGAATCGCAGGTGCGGCAGCAGGCGCGAAAAGTAGGCGCCGCCATTCGCTGCCACGAGCGCCACCGTCCGCTTGTCCCCGAGGGCCCTCTGAAGATCGCGGACGCGGGCGTCATCGTCATTACGGCCACCGTGCCAGGGTTCCTCGACGGCCTTCAGCACCTTCAAATCGTAGGTCAGCGAGTACGGTGCGGGGAGGTGCTGGGCGACGAAGGTGACGTAGTCCTCGACATCCTCGAAGCCGAAACGCACAACCTCGGGCCCGAGCGGATTCCCGTGGGACAGCAGGTGGATGCGCAGCGATGCCATGGAGATGCCGTGCCTCCAGAAGTGTACGCAGGACGCGGGCCGGACAGCCACTCGCTGCAGACTCGCGAATGTGCCGGAAGGTAGCGTCTCCGGCACGGATTTGCACGGGGGTCGGCAAACTTCAGAAAGCACCGCGGCCGCTTACGAGCGGAACTGACGCGCCGGCTTCGCTACAATCGCAACATGCTGCGCATTGGACCTTTCAGCTTTGAGTTTCCCGTAGTGCAGGCGGCGCTATCGGGCTACAGCGACCTGCCGATGCGGCTGCTGGCGCGGCGCTTTGGTGCGCCGTACTGCCTGCACGAGGTCGTTCTCGATAAGTCCGTCGTGTTTTCAGCCAAGGTGCGCAGCAAGATCCTGGGGCCCATGCACCCCGATGATCACCCGGTAGCGGGGCAGCTCATGGGAGCCGAGCCGGAGGTCTTTGCCGCCGGTGCGGTACACCTGGTCGAGGCCGGCTTCGATGTCGTGGACATCAACTTCGGCTGTCCGGTGCGTAAAGTCCTCGGCCGCTGTCGCGGCGGATACCTGCTTTCGACCCCTGACACTGCCGTCGAAATCGTGCGGGCCGTGCGGGCCGCGGTGCCGCCCACGGTCCCCGTCACGCTCAAGATGCGGCGCGGCATGGACCATACGGCCGAGAGCGAGCGGAACTTCTTTCGCATTTTCGATGCCGCCTTTGAAGCGGGTGTGGCAGCGATCACGGTCCACGGCCGCACCGTGCAACAGAAGTACGTAGGTCCGAGCAACTGGGACTTCCTCGCCGCAGTTAAACGGCACGCGGGAGACCGGGTCGTGCTCGGCAGCGGTGACCTTTTCACGGCGCGCGACATTCAACGGATGCTGGAACACACCGGTGTCGACGGTGTGACCGTGGCACGGGGCTGTATCGGGAATCCGTGGATCTTTGCCGAGTCCCAAGCGCTGCTCAGCGGCCGCCCGCTGCCGGAACCGCCGTCGGTCATGGAGCAGGGGGCCATCATCCGCACGCACTTCGACCTGACCGTCGCGGTTTACGGCGAGCGGACCGCGGCCCTCATCCTCCGGAAGTTCGGCATCAAGTATGCGGAGCTGCATCCGCACACCAAGGCCGTGCGCATGGCCTTCGCGGCGGCCCGGAATTGTGAAGAGTGGCGCGCTGTACTGGCGGAGTGGTATGACCCCGCACGGGCGTGGCCGACAGTCGTTCGCAAGGAGGGCCCCGGCCTGCTGGTGGCTGCCGGGGCGTGCGAATGAACCGTTCGCACGCCTGCCCCCCCCCCGGCTTCAACGCACGCGATAGAAACGTGTCTCGCCGGTTTCCAGCTCCACTTCCAGCGCTGCGGTCGGGGCTTCCTCACTCCAGCCATCCGCCTGCTCGCTTAGCGGTGCGAGCTTCTCTCCCGCCGGTGGCCTGACGGCAAAGCGGCCGGCGCGCGTCGCTGTAAGAGCGACGAGCTGCCCGCGCTGCACCACGGTGGCACCATCGTCGGACCACGCATGCACGCCGTTCGCCAGCGCCAGATGGCGCAGCAGTGCACCGGGCAGCAGGGGGGCGCCACAGTACACACTGTGCCAGCCGTCGCGGCCGACTCGGGCCAGGCCCACCCCCCCGCCGGTCACGTAGTGCCCCATGGGTTCAGCTTCCGGATCCACCACTTCGAACAGGGGTGTGGCCCGCGTTTCCCAGCCCCGCGGATTCACGGCGTTCAGGGCCTGCTGCCGCTCCAGCGAAAGCGGCGGGCCGAACCGTTGCGGAACACCTGCTTCCGCGGCGAGGTGCGGCAAAAGATCGATCTGGGGCACGAGAGGATCATGGTGCACCCGTACAGTGACGCCGGTCACTGCAGATACACCGGCATCGTCAACGCCATCCATGCCGACGAACCCCGCACCGTAGAACCACACGCTCAGCACGCCCGGCTGTCGGACCCGCGCGTGCAGGGCTGCGCGCCGTGCCGCGTCGGCATACCACGCGTTCAGGAACACATAGACCCGGTAGGGGCGTACTTCCGACACCTCGTCTAGCATGAGCGTGTCGACCGGGAACCCCAGCGCGCTCCACTCGAACTGCCGCCCCAGCGAAGTGAAGTAGGCATTGAGGTCACTGCGCAAGTCACAGTATGCGTAACTGCGATCATCGATGACCCAGGCGACTTCGGCGCGCGAGGAGCACGGCCAATCCGCTATATGTCGCGCCAGCGCCTGCATGCTGCGTAACGTGGACTGAATCGCCGGGTCGTCGTACCAGCGTGCGTGGATCAGGTCCATCCACCACGCGGCGCCGGTGCCAAGGGCGTAAGCGCCGTCACGCTGTAGCATCCGACAGCTTTCCGTCGCCGTGGGCGGTATGCGTGACCACAAGCCGGCCGTCTCGCGCAATTGGACGAGGTGTGTGAGTGTGTCGATCTCGTCGACGTGCAGCTTGCCCGCTCGTTCAATCGTAGCGGGCACGGTCTCCGCGTGATGTACACCGTCCACGTAGCGATTGTCGTAAGCGTAGGGGGAGCTGATGTAGTCGATCTCCGAGGACGCCAGGACGCGCCGTAATGCCAGGTGCCCGCTGCGGGCTGGGTTCTGCGTGTTCCAGTGCGGCCAGAAGTATCCAAAGAAGGAGCCCACGAGCTTTTTCCCCCCACAGGCACGTTTGGCAGCGGCACAGAGCGCCAGCAACTGGTCGGCACTTGCCTGGTTCAGGAATGTGAGCCAGTCCACGATGTCGCGTTCTGTTGCAGGATTGCGGAAGAAGCCGGCAGTGGGGGTATGCAGGCGGGCCGGATGTGGAACCTTTGCCGTATCGAGGGTGACATCGCACCGCCCCCACGCGGCTTGAAGCGTTTCAGTGTTACCGTAAATGCTGGCCAAATAGGACCGGAAACCCCGCTCCGCCACCGGTGAGGCATCCTCGTACACCTCTTCGATGAAATTCCACCAGCGGAACCATTCCGCCGAGATTCCCGCCCCCACCTGGTATCCCGCGATCTGATTCCCGTTTCGTTGCTCGAAATGGCGCACGAAATCCGCCATGGCCTGCGATGCATCGCGCGTCCAGACCGTAGACGCGGCCGAGTGCCAACAGTCGATCGGCTGCACCCGGACGGCACGGAAGTCGACAGGCCGGCCGTCAAGCCCGTGCCCAACCGCGAGTTCATCCGGATGCTGGTCGGCCCACCAGCCCTCACCCGCGTAACCAAAATTCACGCGCGGAATCAACAACCAGTCTGGCGCGCGTGCCAGAAACTCATCAATCAGGCGCTCGATCGGGCTGAAGTTGTACTGCCCGGAACCCACCCACCAATGCTCGCCATTCTGATAGGGCACATGGAACTGGCAGATGCGGCAATCACCCGCCACAAAATCCGGCACCGCATTCGGCAGCCCGTAGCACCAGAATTCGTTCGTCGGCACGCCATTCAGAACGAGCATGGGACGCCCGTTCACCTGTTTCACCGCGGCGGTCAAACCCATCGTTACATCCTCACGAAAACGCGAGAGACTACCCGCCCCACGCCACCCGGGAAAGCGGTGGCCCGTCCAGAATCACCTGAAACAGCGGTACCTTTCCACCGGTCGGCTGCCCGGTTAGCTTGGCATCACTCAGAAGAAGAGCACCCACCATGTACGACCTGCGCCGCGACCATCCCGAGCCCACCACCACCATACTTTCTCCGCTGGCGCTGGATCGGCAGCGGATTGTCCACTCGGCCGCCTTCCGGCGGTTGCAGCACAAGACCCAGGTCTTCGTTGCTCCGGAGAGTGATCATTTTCGGACGCGCCTTACGCATACGCTCGAAGTGGCGCATCAGGCGCGCTGCCTCGCGCATACGGTCGGACTCTCGGCCGACCTGGCCGAGGTGGTAGCGCTTGCCCACGATCTCGGGCATCCACCCTTTGGGCATGCGGGCGAGGTCGCACTGGCAGCTTGTCTCCAGGCGTGCGGGGGCTTCGAGCACAACCGCCACACGCTCAGGATTGTAGAGGAGTTGGAGCACCCTTATCCGGCCTTCCGAGGCCTGAATCTCACCCGGGCTGTGCGTGCTTGCCTGGCGGGTCACGGGACCCCGTTCGACCACCCCGATACACACCTGCTCCACGCTGTGGGTCCGCCGCCGCCTGAGTCGCGCGTGGTGGACCTGGCCGACCGCCTCACCTTTGCGCTGCACGATTTGCAGGATGCGCTTTACGCCGGTTTGCTCCAGCCGTCGGATCTGCGTGGGCTGGTGCTCTGGCAGACCCATTTCGCCGGTTCCGCCGGAGACGCACCATCCGTCTGGCGTAGCTGCCTGCGCTCTCTGGTGGACGGGATCCAGGCGCAGGTGTTGCAGGAGGTCGGCAGCCGATCCGTCGCCGTACGCGCCGGGAATTCAGGCCTGTCGGCCGGGCTTGAGGCGGACCTTGCAGCATTGGAGCAGCTTTTGTTGACCCGCGTCTACCGAGGGGAACTGTTGACGAGCGCCGATGCCCATGCCCAACTCATTCTGCGCGACGTCTTCGTCGCCCTCGTTGCGGAGCCACACCGCATGCCGCCGCGCTTCTCACAACGCATTGCATCCGCCGGCACGGAGCGCGTCGTCGCGGACTATGTCGCCGGTATGACAGACCGCTTCTGCATCGAGGAGCACGCCCGGCTGTACGGCGACGGAATGGCCCGCGCGGCCGGTGAGCAATAGTTCGTACGTGACGCAACGGCCGGCACTCCCGCTGTCGCGCAAGCACCGGCCGTCGAATGTCATGGTAAGCAAACGGGGTCTGGACTCAGCTCGACTGCGCGTCGTGCGTATCGTGATCGTGGTCGTGCGGACAGGCATTGACTTCGGCCTTTTGCACGCCTGCAACCTCAATCGCCGGGCAATCGATGGTCACGCGCTTCTTCGAGCCCTTGATCAGCGCGATTTCATCGGCCGATTTTCCGTCGACCTCGGCGTAGTGCTTGCGCTCATCTTCGGTGATCACACGGAACTTCACCTTGCCTTGAAGAATGGCGCGCTGCCCCTTGGCTTCGCCGGGGACACGGCCGTGCGTCGCTTGGTCATAGATGAACATCGCGACGATCTGGTCCTCTTCCGGATCATCGGGGTTCTGGGCGACCTGCACCCAGCATCCGCTGCCGGTGCACATTGCGGTGATGGTCCCTTTGACGAGAACCGTCTGACCTTCGTACTTCTCCGCGTTGGCGATCAGCTCGCCGACGGTGATCGGTGTTTCGGTGGCGGCAACCTGCATCGGTTCGCCAAAATGGGTCATGGACTGGTTCGAGGCACAACCCGTCCACAGCGCTGCTGAGGCGAAGATCACAAGCAGGGGAATCATGCGTGGCATGTCGGTGTTCTCCTTGTATCACAGGGAATAGCACAGCAGCGCCGCACCCGGCGCTGTGCATCGTCACATTATCCAGTGTGGGACAGCCCCACGCAACCACTGGGCCACATCCGCTCCGTTGAAGTGACACGTTGTCGTGGTCCGCTTCACTCCGCTACAATGCTCACAAGGTGCAGGCGCGCGGCGGTGACGCCGCCGCAAGGGTCGACTTTCCATGGAAGCTGCTCCTATGGCCGTTTCTCGCCGTGATTTTCTTTGGGCCGCCAGCAGCATCACCCTGGGTTTCAGTGGCCTCGCGCGACTCGCGCTCGCTTTCCGTTCAGACGATGTGCCGCCCGGTTCCGGTACAGTCCCGGGCTATGGGCCGCTACGGCCCGACCCGGAAGGCCTCTTTGATCTGCCTGCGGGATTCTCCTATCGCGTGATCTCCCGGGTAGGCGACGAAATGGTCGATGGCTTACGCGTTCCGGGGTTGCCGGACGCGATGGCCACTTTTCCAGGGCCCGGTGGGCAGGTCATTCTCCTGTGCAATCATGAACTTGACGCGGCGGACCATCGCCGCGGCCCATTTGGCCCGCAGAATCACCTTTTTAAGCGTGTTGATGCGGCCCTGCTTTTCGACGCGGGGCGTGGCAGGCAACCCTGCCTGGGCGGCACTACTACACTGGTGTGGGATTCGGCCCAGCAGCGGGTCATTCGGCAGTACCTCAGTCTCGCGGGTACCGAGCGGAACTGCGCCGGTGGGCCGACGCCGTGGGGCACGTGGATCACCTGCGAAGAGACGGTTCGCCTGGCGGACGATAATTACGAGCACAACCACGGCTACAACTTCGAAGTCCCTGCACGAGCCGAGGTGGGCCTGGCGCGCGCGACGCCCCTGCGCGCCATGGGACGCTTCAATCATGAGGCCGTCGCGGTTTCACCGGAGACTGGCATCGTCTACCAAACCGAAGACCGCAGCGATGGCTTGCTCTACCGCTTCCTGCCACGCGAGCGCGGTCGGTTGAACGCAGGGGGGATCTTGCAGGTGCTGGCCGTTCGTGACCGTGCGGGGCTCGATACGCGCAACTGGGAGGAGGCCACGATCCACAGCGGTACGCCGCTGGCGGTACGTTGGCTTGCGATCGACGAGATCGAGGCGCCGCGCGACGACCTGCGTCTTCGCGGGCATGCGGCCGGTGCGGCGCGGTTTGCCCGTGGTGAAGGGATGTGGTGGGGCGAGCGCGAGTTCTATTTCGCCTGCACGAACGGTGGCCAGGCGAAAGCGGGACAGCTCTGGCGTTACCGCCCAAGTGCGGCTGAGGGCACGCCCGAAGAGGATGCTGCACCACCCACGGTCGAATTGTTCTGCGAGCCGAACGACCGTGGACTGATCGATAACGCGGATAATCTTACAATCGCACCGTGGGGTGATGTGATTCTCTGCGAGGACGGGCAGCGGCCCGCGCACCTGGTCGGCGTTACGCCTGCGGGGGGTATCTACACCCTGGGGCGCAATGCCCTGAGCAATTCGGAACTCGCGGGTGCCACGTTCAGCCCTGATGGGGCGACTCTCTTCCTGAACATCCAACACGATGGCCTGACACTGGCCATCACCGGGCCCTG encodes:
- a CDS encoding PDZ domain-containing protein, with the translated sequence MVTPRTVRIRLRIVGALLCSMAGGLALGLPGCGTGRSDRSLAPETERRADALRDEARVMFAEARERVFPALVHIHVVTVNYWGGKEEKGASVGSGTLISRDGHIVTNQHVTSNGRRFRVTLTDRRELDARLIGEDPLTDLAVLQVDPAEFGPDAPVADFGDSDVLEVGDYVMAMGSPFSLSRSVTLGIVSNTERVFGGEFGGDEVEELEFESGQRTGLFTNWIQHDAAINPGNSGGPLVNLRGEVIGVNALGGSNMGFAIPSNLAQRVVADLIAHGAVPRSEIGVSFKALQRAGRERGVLLNSVVAGGPADRAGLQAGDILVAVEGEELAVRFLEQVPPLMKRIAQVPVGTELRVRYEREGEAHETTIVTQPMQRDRGDEAAFRAWGLTAMEITPKMARDRRLDGTAGVLVSSIRSGGPAATAEPPLPWSGAVIRALDGQPVQDLEQFTTRYREIMQQEPLPEFVLVEFDHQGRNHVTLLKPKPEDDPDLPREVPKAWIGIATQPLLRDLAAQLGHPEQTGFRITRVYPGTVAAGSELQVGDVIVGLNGTPFRLRGLEDGALLSRELRRMEIGDAATLQVLRDRSVLDVSVKLEPTRLPREEARRDRNRDFELTVREVTFFDRDENRWTEEIEGVIVEQVEAAGWAGLAGIQTGDLILRIDGKPVRGLPTYRKIMAEVTANEPVRVVFVVLRGVRTHFHFVEPEWLPTVTESETSKETD
- a CDS encoding LD-carboxypeptidase, with the translated sequence MASLRIHLLSHGNPLGPEVVRFGFEDVEDYVTFVAQHLPAPYSLTYDLKVLKAVEEPWHGGRNDDDARVRDLQRALGDKRTVALVAANGGAYFSRLLPHLRFDVLAKRTAPLWALGFSEMSTLVNLVASYRCGHGMYWLCPNWMGWRLTPPEAARAALAEFWRVLPELFAGRVPTETQHVPFGPITGTVQSGRALAGRIRIAGGCLAVLAAAVGGTVGKRLKPDGKWLLLEDVKESPYRIDRHLAALKLAGWFDRCAGLIIGDFHMLHEDTQPAVLELLKYHLPKARKLPVVTTRNVGHVWPLVPVLLNRPVTLRTRGREVWIDAAGVAAHNTRRRSL
- a CDS encoding tRNA-dihydrouridine synthase, with the translated sequence MLRIGPFSFEFPVVQAALSGYSDLPMRLLARRFGAPYCLHEVVLDKSVVFSAKVRSKILGPMHPDDHPVAGQLMGAEPEVFAAGAVHLVEAGFDVVDINFGCPVRKVLGRCRGGYLLSTPDTAVEIVRAVRAAVPPTVPVTLKMRRGMDHTAESERNFFRIFDAAFEAGVAAITVHGRTVQQKYVGPSNWDFLAAVKRHAGDRVVLGSGDLFTARDIQRMLEHTGVDGVTVARGCIGNPWIFAESQALLSGRPLPEPPSVMEQGAIIRTHFDLTVAVYGERTAALILRKFGIKYAELHPHTKAVRMAFAAARNCEEWRAVLAEWYDPARAWPTVVRKEGPGLLVAAGACE
- the dgt gene encoding dNTP triphosphohydrolase, with product MYDLRRDHPEPTTTILSPLALDRQRIVHSAAFRRLQHKTQVFVAPESDHFRTRLTHTLEVAHQARCLAHTVGLSADLAEVVALAHDLGHPPFGHAGEVALAACLQACGGFEHNRHTLRIVEELEHPYPAFRGLNLTRAVRACLAGHGTPFDHPDTHLLHAVGPPPPESRVVDLADRLTFALHDLQDALYAGLLQPSDLRGLVLWQTHFAGSAGDAPSVWRSCLRSLVDGIQAQVLQEVGSRSVAVRAGNSGLSAGLEADLAALEQLLLTRVYRGELLTSADAHAQLILRDVFVALVAEPHRMPPRFSQRIASAGTERVVADYVAGMTDRFCIEEHARLYGDGMARAAGEQ
- a CDS encoding DUF4920 domain-containing protein; protein product: MPRMIPLLVIFASAALWTGCASNQSMTHFGEPMQVAATETPITVGELIANAEKYEGQTVLVKGTITAMCTGSGCWVQVAQNPDDPEEDQIVAMFIYDQATHGRVPGEAKGQRAILQGKVKFRVITEDERKHYAEVDGKSADEIALIKGSKKRVTIDCPAIEVAGVQKAEVNACPHDHDHDTHDAQSS
- a CDS encoding DUF839 domain-containing protein; its protein translation is MAVSRRDFLWAASSITLGFSGLARLALAFRSDDVPPGSGTVPGYGPLRPDPEGLFDLPAGFSYRVISRVGDEMVDGLRVPGLPDAMATFPGPGGQVILLCNHELDAADHRRGPFGPQNHLFKRVDAALLFDAGRGRQPCLGGTTTLVWDSAQQRVIRQYLSLAGTERNCAGGPTPWGTWITCEETVRLADDNYEHNHGYNFEVPARAEVGLARATPLRAMGRFNHEAVAVSPETGIVYQTEDRSDGLLYRFLPRERGRLNAGGILQVLAVRDRAGLDTRNWEEATIHSGTPLAVRWLAIDEIEAPRDDLRLRGHAAGAARFARGEGMWWGEREFYFACTNGGQAKAGQLWRYRPSAAEGTPEEDAAPPTVELFCEPNDRGLIDNADNLTIAPWGDVILCEDGQRPAHLVGVTPAGGIYTLGRNALSNSELAGATFSPDGATLFLNIQHDGLTLAITGPWAKRG